A genomic region of Luteibacter aegosomatissinici contains the following coding sequences:
- a CDS encoding patatin-like phospholipase family protein translates to MTDSAGAAAQATVAPHERDALNERRRKAGLPDDRPTTGLAFSGGGIRSATFCLGVLRALARHGLVRRFDYLSTVSGGGYAGSAFGRLFHGGPGGDAKAVEDGLARDDTSFLWWLRNNGRFLAPAGAGDLFQTWATQLRGFIATQVEVAVLAIVLACLITLPHLIYTALPEDGWSLPVVVSLWWWLLPVPAALAAIACYGYWFLGRISVAGIITAIAAGFACLALAQRAWVAQDAVEQGLWTACAIFFGPSPVAWIVARVSSALRTEEANRVRYAHAFTRFLGLFALLALLGGIDMFSWYIRSRLGNLHPGVGLFTSAGIATVLLAVVRAVMPLAGNGGKAGTKLPAGTIAQVLGIITLALIVVFWTTIFQFLVFPPNQAGYGLFQHAWLRWCAAALVVAVYLLMNGRSMAQLNQSSLHLFYRSRLARTYVAVGNAPVTGVDARTRFPSPILAATTRDTTENVVKVTELLPGDDVPLTDYAPHRFGGPIHLVNCCINQTVDDRTGTYNADRKGVSLSVSSLGVETGTHSPNAAAMSTLAKTTLAEWVAISGAAVGSGMGSLTQSGTAALLFLSGLRLGYWQRNLASEPPPRRGVVAKYQALLREMLARFPGLRDADWYLSDGGHFDNTGVYALLKRQLNLIVLVDCGADPDYRFADVENLVRKARIDYDAGIAFVDPLTLANLAGPASSLFGTPDTMTADPGPAHLLLARITYADRSQGTLLIVKPRLPEGLPLDVAGYADRESTFPQQSTSQQFFSESQWESYCQLGVCLGSSLTADLLDSAPTWAWQSDVVGTQATALTPTAAPPSRFRQMATTVGTSIGLGAIFTAAIAGWQAIDAARKQEAAAQAVTQQKTQEIAKQAIHLTTLLQPGATFTKNVGDEVKSLTDDLAAIELPDRLRDRLAALVGPLSNACDATVDPPLQADCQEAANVLSWQTRVPQTPWDLAMRDYDRWRDPKQVLSESVAATGDASPAPAPPPPMADVSAVAPPPPPPEAAPVPPPPDVAAGAPVTPPSTGAQEPMTTAAPPPAPAPTSAEPTATTAPAMPSLRELEDQVRRVCGQPAQPFTLYTQIYDEGSRARASDVLAQVQTLGLVVPGIENVSATASRNGARAPFEWRAPTVLYASGGAACANALVTWANNTLPQLEHIKANAVALPPGTGKATTLELWLPRRR, encoded by the coding sequence ATGACCGATTCAGCAGGGGCGGCGGCGCAAGCCACGGTCGCACCGCACGAGCGTGATGCGCTGAACGAGCGGCGCAGGAAGGCGGGCTTGCCGGACGACCGGCCAACCACCGGGCTGGCGTTTTCTGGCGGCGGCATTCGCAGCGCCACGTTTTGCCTCGGCGTCCTGCGGGCACTGGCAAGGCACGGCCTGGTCCGCCGCTTCGACTACCTCTCGACCGTGTCGGGCGGTGGTTATGCAGGGTCGGCCTTTGGCCGGCTATTCCATGGCGGGCCCGGCGGCGATGCCAAGGCGGTGGAAGATGGCCTCGCCCGCGACGACACCTCCTTCCTGTGGTGGCTGCGCAACAACGGGCGCTTCCTTGCGCCGGCGGGCGCAGGCGACCTTTTCCAGACATGGGCGACACAACTGCGCGGATTCATCGCGACGCAGGTGGAGGTGGCCGTGCTGGCCATCGTGCTGGCCTGCCTCATCACGTTGCCCCACCTGATCTACACCGCATTGCCCGAGGATGGCTGGTCACTGCCCGTGGTTGTCAGCCTGTGGTGGTGGCTGCTTCCGGTTCCCGCTGCGCTGGCGGCTATCGCTTGCTACGGTTACTGGTTCCTCGGGCGAATCAGTGTCGCCGGCATCATCACCGCGATAGCGGCGGGGTTTGCATGCCTCGCCCTGGCGCAGCGGGCATGGGTCGCCCAGGATGCCGTGGAACAGGGGCTGTGGACCGCCTGCGCCATCTTCTTCGGGCCATCGCCCGTCGCGTGGATCGTGGCGCGGGTCAGTTCCGCGCTGCGCACGGAAGAAGCCAACCGGGTGCGCTATGCGCATGCCTTCACAAGGTTCCTCGGTCTTTTTGCACTGCTCGCCCTGCTCGGCGGCATCGACATGTTCAGCTGGTACATCCGCTCGCGGCTGGGCAACCTGCATCCGGGCGTGGGGCTTTTCACCAGCGCGGGTATCGCCACTGTACTGCTGGCCGTCGTGCGCGCCGTGATGCCCCTTGCCGGCAACGGCGGCAAAGCGGGAACCAAGCTACCCGCAGGCACCATCGCGCAGGTGCTCGGCATCATCACGCTCGCGCTGATCGTGGTGTTCTGGACCACGATCTTCCAGTTTCTCGTGTTCCCACCCAACCAGGCAGGCTACGGCCTGTTCCAGCACGCATGGCTGCGCTGGTGCGCCGCCGCGCTGGTCGTCGCCGTATACCTTTTGATGAACGGGCGCTCGATGGCCCAGCTCAACCAATCTTCGCTACACCTGTTTTATCGCTCACGCCTGGCCCGCACGTATGTTGCCGTGGGCAATGCCCCGGTGACTGGCGTCGATGCACGTACGCGCTTTCCTTCGCCCATCCTGGCCGCGACGACGCGCGACACGACCGAAAACGTCGTCAAAGTCACCGAGTTGCTGCCGGGTGATGACGTACCCCTTACCGACTACGCACCCCACCGATTTGGCGGCCCCATCCACCTGGTGAATTGCTGCATCAACCAGACGGTCGATGACCGGACCGGCACATACAACGCGGACCGCAAGGGCGTCAGCCTCTCGGTGAGCTCGCTCGGCGTGGAAACCGGCACGCACTCACCCAATGCGGCCGCGATGTCGACGCTTGCCAAAACGACGCTCGCCGAATGGGTGGCCATCTCTGGCGCCGCGGTCGGCTCGGGCATGGGGTCGCTCACCCAATCCGGCACGGCCGCGCTGCTATTCCTTAGCGGGTTGCGCCTGGGTTACTGGCAGCGCAACCTGGCCAGCGAGCCACCGCCGCGACGTGGCGTGGTCGCGAAGTACCAGGCACTGCTCCGCGAAATGCTGGCCCGTTTTCCGGGCCTGCGCGATGCCGACTGGTACTTGAGTGATGGCGGCCATTTCGACAATACCGGTGTCTACGCGCTGCTCAAGCGCCAGCTGAATTTGATCGTACTGGTGGATTGCGGTGCCGATCCGGATTACCGCTTCGCCGATGTCGAAAACCTCGTACGCAAGGCGCGCATCGATTACGACGCAGGCATCGCGTTCGTCGATCCGCTCACGCTGGCCAACCTGGCGGGCCCGGCATCATCCTTGTTTGGCACGCCCGATACGATGACCGCCGACCCGGGCCCGGCGCACCTCCTGTTGGCTCGCATCACCTATGCGGACCGCAGCCAGGGCACGCTACTGATCGTCAAACCGCGGCTACCCGAAGGGCTGCCACTGGATGTCGCGGGATATGCCGACCGTGAATCCACGTTTCCGCAGCAGAGCACATCACAACAGTTCTTCAGCGAATCGCAGTGGGAAAGCTATTGCCAGCTGGGCGTCTGCCTGGGCAGCTCCCTGACCGCCGATTTGCTCGACAGCGCGCCGACATGGGCGTGGCAAAGCGATGTCGTCGGTACCCAGGCGACGGCACTGACGCCCACGGCGGCACCGCCGAGCCGCTTCCGGCAGATGGCCACGACCGTGGGCACCTCGATCGGCCTGGGCGCCATTTTCACCGCGGCAATTGCTGGCTGGCAGGCGATCGATGCCGCGCGCAAACAAGAAGCTGCCGCACAGGCGGTAACCCAGCAGAAGACACAGGAGATTGCCAAACAGGCCATCCACCTCACTACCTTGTTGCAGCCTGGCGCCACGTTCACGAAGAACGTGGGTGATGAGGTGAAGAGCCTGACCGACGATCTCGCGGCCATCGAACTGCCGGACCGCCTGCGCGACCGCCTCGCCGCACTTGTCGGCCCGTTATCCAATGCATGTGACGCAACGGTCGACCCGCCGTTGCAGGCTGACTGCCAGGAGGCGGCGAACGTGCTTTCATGGCAAACCCGCGTACCACAAACACCGTGGGACCTTGCCATGCGTGATTACGATCGCTGGCGCGACCCAAAGCAGGTACTCAGCGAAAGCGTCGCCGCCACGGGCGACGCATCACCGGCTCCCGCACCGCCTCCACCCATGGCGGATGTATCTGCCGTGGCGCCTCCACCGCCGCCGCCCGAAGCCGCACCCGTACCCCCACCACCGGACGTCGCCGCCGGTGCGCCAGTCACGCCCCCATCGACAGGCGCACAGGAGCCGATGACGACGGCAGCACCGCCGCCGGCCCCAGCCCCGACATCGGCGGAACCAACCGCCACGACCGCACCCGCGATGCCATCGCTCCGTGAACTCGAAGATCAGGTAAGGCGCGTGTGTGGCCAGCCCGCACAACCGTTCACCCTTTACACGCAGATCTATGACGAAGGTAGTCGTGCCCGGGCGAGCGACGTGCTAGCGCAGGTCCAGACGTTGGGTCTCGTGGTTCCCGGCATTGAAAACGTGAGCGCCACCGCATCACGAAACGGCGCACGCGCCCCGTTCGAATGGCGCGCGCCCACCGTGCTTTACGCATCGGGCGGGGCAGCATGTGCGAATGCCCTCGTGACCTGGGCCAACAACACCCTGCCCCAGCTTGAACACATCAAGGCCAATGCCGTGGCCCTGCCCCCTGGCACGGGCAAAGCCACGACATTGGAACTGTGGCTACCGCGACGGCGTTAA
- a CDS encoding class II fumarate hydratase: MTKFRTERDSMGELKVPAKALYGAQTQRAVDNFPVSGLTMPREFIRALGLVKAAAAEANVKLGQLDKATAKAIRAAADKVAAGEVDEHFPIDVFQTGSGTSSNMNANEVIAHLAEAAGAKVHPNDHVNAGQSSNDVIPTAILVSATLATSEKLLPALKHLRKTIDTRAKELKKVVKTGRTHLMDAMPITFGQELSGWSAQIRDAEERIGDTLKRTRRLPQGGSAVGTGINADPKFGPAVATELGKLTGVKFESSDNYFSGMAAQDAPVELSGQLRALAVAVMKIANDLRWMNSGPLAGLGEIELPALQPGSSIMPGKVNPVIPEAAAMVAAQVIGNDATIAIAGQSGNFQLNVMLPVIAFNLLQSIEILANVTTLLADKAIAGFKVNEEHVREALDKNPILVTALNPVIGYEKGAATAKQAYKEKRPILEVALETTGLSKAELAKLLDPAALTKGGIHGGGGGGG, encoded by the coding sequence ATGACCAAGTTTCGTACCGAACGCGACAGCATGGGCGAGTTGAAGGTGCCCGCCAAAGCCCTCTACGGGGCCCAGACCCAGCGGGCCGTGGATAATTTCCCGGTCTCGGGGCTCACCATGCCGCGTGAGTTCATCCGGGCCCTGGGCCTGGTCAAGGCTGCGGCCGCCGAGGCCAACGTGAAGCTCGGTCAACTCGACAAGGCCACCGCCAAGGCCATCCGCGCCGCCGCCGACAAGGTCGCCGCGGGCGAGGTCGATGAGCACTTCCCGATCGATGTGTTCCAGACCGGCTCAGGCACCAGTTCCAACATGAACGCCAACGAGGTGATCGCTCACCTTGCCGAGGCCGCGGGCGCCAAGGTGCACCCCAACGATCACGTCAACGCGGGGCAGAGCTCGAACGACGTGATCCCCACGGCCATCCTGGTCAGCGCGACCCTCGCCACCAGCGAAAAGCTGCTGCCGGCCTTGAAGCACCTGCGTAAGACCATTGATACGCGGGCCAAGGAGCTCAAGAAGGTCGTAAAGACCGGCCGCACCCATCTGATGGATGCCATGCCGATCACCTTTGGCCAGGAGCTCTCCGGCTGGTCGGCGCAGATCCGCGATGCGGAGGAGCGCATTGGCGACACGCTCAAGCGCACCCGCCGCCTGCCACAAGGCGGCAGTGCCGTTGGCACCGGCATCAACGCGGATCCGAAGTTCGGCCCGGCCGTCGCCACCGAGCTGGGCAAGCTCACCGGTGTGAAGTTCGAATCCTCAGACAACTATTTCTCGGGCATGGCCGCCCAGGATGCGCCGGTCGAGCTCTCCGGCCAGCTCCGCGCGCTCGCCGTGGCGGTGATGAAGATCGCCAACGACCTGCGCTGGATGAACTCCGGCCCGCTAGCGGGCCTTGGTGAAATCGAACTGCCGGCGTTGCAGCCGGGCTCGTCGATCATGCCGGGCAAGGTCAACCCCGTGATCCCGGAAGCCGCCGCCATGGTCGCCGCGCAGGTGATCGGCAACGACGCCACCATTGCCATCGCCGGCCAGTCGGGCAATTTCCAGCTCAACGTCATGCTGCCGGTCATCGCATTCAACCTGCTGCAGTCGATCGAGATTCTCGCCAACGTCACCACCCTGTTGGCGGATAAGGCGATTGCTGGCTTCAAGGTCAACGAAGAGCACGTGCGCGAGGCGCTCGACAAGAACCCGATCCTCGTCACCGCGCTCAACCCGGTGATTGGTTACGAGAAGGGCGCGGCCACCGCCAAGCAGGCCTACAAGGAGAAACGCCCGATCTTGGAGGTGGCACTGGAGACGACCGGTCTTTCGAAGGCGGAGCTGGCGAAGTTGCTGGATCCCGCCGCGCTGACGAAGGGCGGGATCCATGGGGGCGGTGGCGGCGGCGGTTAA
- a CDS encoding IS110 family transposase, with translation MGMHIGVDVGKATLDVVWLSTRRHERFANTPVGRERLLKVLSPSAVEHIVLEATGGYERAIVEALAAAGYQVTRLASHRSRAYAAALGNLAKNDKIDALTLARMAKTIDPEPYQPTPPERAQLADLVRCRQQLVSQRDDNRRRLAQATLPAAQRALQAMIEAAKAQIAAMDQAIKPAMQAVDPHSRLCSVPGIGPVTAATLIAYLPELGQLDRKQVAALVGVAPYVDQSGHRNGPRRVRAGRWIVRRVLYMATWAAINATNSPLKLRYDALRARGKVAKVAVVACMRQLITAINAMVRDQAEWRTA, from the coding sequence ATGGGCATGCATATCGGTGTTGATGTGGGAAAGGCCACACTGGATGTGGTCTGGTTATCGACCAGGCGTCACGAGCGCTTCGCCAATACGCCGGTGGGCCGGGAAAGGCTGCTGAAGGTGTTGTCTCCCAGTGCCGTTGAGCACATCGTGCTGGAGGCGACAGGAGGCTACGAACGGGCCATCGTGGAAGCCTTGGCGGCAGCCGGCTACCAGGTGACGCGCCTGGCGTCGCACCGGTCCAGGGCATATGCCGCAGCGCTTGGAAACCTCGCCAAGAACGATAAGATCGATGCCTTAACGTTGGCCCGCATGGCCAAGACCATCGATCCGGAGCCCTACCAGCCGACACCGCCCGAACGGGCGCAACTGGCCGATCTGGTACGTTGCCGCCAGCAGTTGGTGAGCCAGCGCGATGACAATCGCCGCCGGCTGGCTCAGGCGACGTTACCCGCCGCGCAACGCGCTCTCCAAGCGATGATCGAGGCGGCGAAGGCGCAGATCGCGGCCATGGATCAGGCGATCAAGCCAGCCATGCAGGCGGTCGATCCGCACTCCCGCCTGTGCAGCGTCCCGGGCATCGGACCGGTGACCGCGGCCACGCTCATCGCATACCTACCGGAGCTGGGCCAGCTGGACCGCAAGCAGGTCGCTGCTCTGGTCGGCGTCGCGCCGTACGTTGATCAAAGTGGCCATCGCAACGGCCCCCGACGCGTACGCGCCGGCCGCTGGATCGTCAGGCGAGTGCTCTACATGGCCACCTGGGCGGCTATCAACGCCACGAACAGCCCTCTTAAGCTCCGCTACGACGCGCTACGAGCGCGTGGGAAAGTCGCAAAAGTGGCGGTCGTGGCCTGCATGCGACAGCTAATCACGGCCATCAATGCGATGGTCCGTGATCAGGCCGAGTGGAGGACTGCCTAA
- the purB gene encoding adenylosuccinate lyase yields MSHATLTALSPLDGRYASKSGSLRPIFSEFGLMHRRVHVEIHWLLALARHPGIVELPAFPADSVARLEAIANDFSVDDGERIKAIEATTNHDVKAVEYFIKEKIGNDPALAQAKEFVHFACTSEDINNLAYSLMLRDARETVLLPSLDQVIAKLRGMSHEFAGLSLLSRTHGQTASPSTMGKELANVVARLERQRKQLVAIEIPGKINGAVGNYNAHVISYPAVDWPVLASGFVEGLGLTFNPYTTQIEPHDGIAEFADVLRRINIILIDLARDIWGYISLGYFRQALKAGEVGSSTMPHKVNPIDFENAEGNFGLANALLGHFAEKLPISRWQRDLTDSTVLRALGTAFGHSLVALESLMKGLGKLNVNAERIAADLDNSWEVLAEAVQTVMRRYGLPEPYEQLKALTRGQGITKDSMRTFIDDLDLPADAKKALAELTPASYIGLADKLAKSI; encoded by the coding sequence ATGTCCCACGCCACGCTGACCGCCCTTTCGCCGCTGGATGGCCGCTACGCCTCCAAGTCGGGCTCGCTGCGCCCCATCTTCAGCGAGTTCGGCCTGATGCACCGCCGCGTCCACGTGGAGATCCACTGGCTGCTGGCCCTGGCCCGCCACCCGGGCATCGTGGAGCTGCCGGCGTTCCCGGCCGATTCGGTGGCTCGGCTGGAAGCCATCGCCAACGACTTCTCGGTCGATGACGGCGAGCGGATCAAGGCGATCGAAGCCACGACGAACCACGATGTAAAGGCCGTCGAGTACTTCATCAAGGAAAAGATCGGCAACGATCCGGCCCTGGCCCAGGCCAAGGAGTTCGTGCACTTCGCCTGCACCAGCGAAGACATCAACAACCTGGCCTACTCGCTGATGCTGCGCGATGCGCGCGAAACCGTGCTGCTGCCGTCGCTCGACCAGGTGATCGCCAAGCTGCGCGGCATGTCGCATGAATTCGCCGGCCTGTCGCTGCTCTCGCGCACGCACGGCCAGACCGCCTCGCCCAGCACCATGGGCAAGGAGCTGGCTAACGTCGTCGCGCGCCTGGAGCGCCAGCGCAAGCAGCTGGTCGCCATCGAGATCCCGGGCAAGATCAACGGTGCCGTCGGCAACTACAACGCGCACGTCATCTCGTACCCCGCGGTCGACTGGCCGGTGCTGGCCTCGGGCTTTGTCGAAGGCCTCGGCCTTACCTTCAACCCGTACACCACGCAGATCGAACCGCACGACGGCATCGCCGAGTTCGCCGATGTGCTGCGCCGTATCAACATCATCCTGATCGACCTGGCTCGTGATATCTGGGGCTACATCTCGCTCGGCTATTTCCGCCAGGCACTGAAGGCGGGCGAAGTCGGCTCCTCGACCATGCCGCACAAGGTCAACCCGATCGACTTTGAAAACGCCGAAGGCAACTTCGGCCTCGCCAACGCCCTGCTCGGCCACTTTGCCGAAAAGCTGCCGATCAGCCGCTGGCAGCGTGACCTCACCGATTCCACCGTGCTGCGTGCCCTGGGCACCGCCTTTGGCCATTCGCTGGTCGCGCTGGAATCGCTGATGAAGGGCCTGGGCAAGCTCAACGTCAACGCCGAGCGCATCGCTGCCGACCTCGACAACAGCTGGGAAGTGCTGGCAGAAGCCGTGCAGACCGTGATGCGCCGCTATGGCCTGCCGGAACCGTACGAGCAGCTCAAGGCCCTCACCCGCGGCCAGGGCATCACGAAGGATTCCATGCGCACCTTCATCGACGACCTGGATCTGCCGGCCGATGCGAAGAAGGCGCTGGCCGAACTGACCCCGGCATCGTATATCGGCCTGGCCGACAAGCTCGCCAAGTCGATCTGA